The following proteins are co-located in the Paludibaculum fermentans genome:
- a CDS encoding GumC family protein has protein sequence MPEDKFDALDLTGPVRRMTPAMAYQQSPLAPATVILSESDADQVSLPLSHYLWILRRHVWKIVAFVAVMLIATAVVSLRLTPVYESTSTLYVDRQEAKGIVGQESQSQAYSTLDAESFLASQIRLIQSDSVVRPVAQRYSLLEREKQIKQESDTARAKDAPILLKQLKVTRPPNTYLLQISYRSTDPQLAADVANQIAQSYIEHTYNIRIRSSVSLSKFMERQIEELRAKMESSSGRLAQMERELNVINPEEKTNILSSRLLQLNTEYTKAQSDRVAIEAAFNSTRAGSLESAQVSTQGEAIRRLMERLNESSERFAEVKSHFGPNHPEYRKSQAQVKEIQEQVDATRQNAIKRVEVQYNEAKAREQMLQKSVAETKSEYDTLNLRSFEYQRAKREADADKNLYDELVRKIREAGINAGFQNNMVRIADLARPAWKPVFPKLSLNLLLALLFSTLLAIGVAILTDTMDNTIRDPEQVTRTLKTHIIGTLPAVKNTKELILPAVVDGAGVLQADGALVKVPGKVMDRQFSTYEEAIRTIRSSVLLTDFDRRLRTLLFTSATASEGKSTTAGHLAYAHAEQQKKTLLIDCDLRRPSQHKLFGIQLHTGLSNVLNGETSWRDVIVHPANNPYLDIISAGPPSRRAADMIGTLLGPMMEEMARDYDLVILDAPPLLGFAESLQMASSADGVIVVTRAGETSRKAVAAALSTLQHLRANVIGLVLNQVKKHHSDHYYYYGYYGKYYKKYQAASESAT, from the coding sequence ATGCCTGAAGATAAATTCGACGCGCTGGATCTCACCGGACCCGTGCGGCGCATGACGCCCGCCATGGCCTACCAGCAGTCGCCGCTGGCGCCCGCCACCGTCATCTTGTCGGAAAGCGATGCGGATCAGGTCTCCCTGCCCCTCTCGCACTACCTCTGGATCCTCCGCCGCCACGTCTGGAAGATCGTGGCGTTCGTCGCCGTCATGCTCATTGCCACGGCCGTCGTCAGCCTCCGCCTCACCCCCGTCTACGAATCCACCTCCACCCTCTACGTCGACCGCCAGGAAGCCAAGGGCATCGTCGGCCAGGAATCCCAAAGCCAGGCCTACTCCACCCTCGACGCCGAGTCCTTCCTCGCCTCCCAGATCCGCCTCATCCAGAGCGACTCCGTCGTCCGCCCCGTCGCCCAGCGCTACAGCCTCCTCGAACGCGAAAAGCAGATCAAGCAGGAGTCCGACACCGCCCGCGCCAAGGACGCCCCCATCCTCCTCAAGCAGCTCAAGGTCACCCGCCCCCCCAACACCTACCTGCTCCAGATCAGCTACCGCTCCACTGACCCCCAACTCGCCGCCGACGTCGCCAACCAGATCGCCCAAAGCTACATCGAGCACACCTACAACATCCGCATCCGCAGCTCCGTCTCCCTCTCCAAATTCATGGAGCGCCAGATCGAGGAACTCCGCGCCAAAATGGAATCCTCCTCCGGCCGCCTCGCCCAGATGGAGCGCGAACTCAACGTCATCAACCCCGAGGAGAAGACCAACATCCTCTCCTCCCGCCTGCTCCAGCTCAACACCGAATACACCAAGGCCCAGTCCGACCGCGTCGCCATCGAAGCCGCCTTCAACTCCACCCGCGCCGGCTCCCTCGAGTCCGCCCAGGTCTCCACCCAGGGCGAGGCCATCCGCCGCCTCATGGAGCGCCTGAACGAGTCCTCAGAACGCTTCGCCGAGGTCAAGTCCCACTTCGGACCCAATCACCCCGAGTACCGTAAATCCCAGGCCCAGGTGAAGGAGATCCAGGAGCAGGTCGACGCCACCCGCCAGAACGCCATCAAGCGCGTCGAGGTCCAGTACAACGAGGCCAAGGCTCGTGAGCAGATGCTCCAGAAGAGCGTCGCCGAAACCAAGAGCGAGTACGACACCCTCAACCTCCGCAGCTTCGAATACCAGCGCGCCAAACGCGAGGCCGACGCCGACAAGAACCTCTACGACGAGCTCGTCCGCAAAATCCGCGAGGCAGGCATCAACGCCGGCTTCCAGAACAACATGGTGCGCATCGCCGATCTCGCCCGCCCAGCCTGGAAACCCGTCTTCCCCAAGCTCAGCCTGAACCTCCTGCTCGCCCTGCTCTTCTCCACCCTGCTCGCCATCGGCGTCGCCATCCTCACCGACACGATGGATAACACCATCCGCGACCCCGAGCAGGTCACCCGCACCCTCAAGACCCACATCATCGGCACCCTGCCCGCCGTCAAGAACACCAAGGAGCTCATCCTGCCCGCCGTCGTCGACGGAGCCGGAGTCCTCCAGGCCGACGGAGCCCTGGTCAAAGTCCCGGGCAAGGTCATGGACCGCCAGTTCTCCACCTACGAAGAGGCGATCCGCACCATCCGCAGCTCCGTCCTCCTCACCGACTTCGACCGCCGCCTCCGCACCCTGCTCTTCACCTCGGCTACCGCCAGCGAAGGCAAATCCACCACCGCCGGCCACCTCGCCTACGCCCACGCCGAGCAGCAGAAGAAGACCCTGCTCATCGATTGCGACCTGCGCCGCCCCTCGCAGCACAAGCTCTTCGGCATCCAGCTCCACACCGGCCTGTCCAACGTCCTGAACGGCGAAACCAGTTGGCGCGACGTCATCGTCCACCCGGCCAACAACCCCTACCTCGACATCATCTCCGCCGGTCCGCCCAGCCGCCGCGCCGCCGACATGATCGGCACTTTACTGGGACCCATGATGGAAGAGATGGCCCGCGACTACGACCTGGTGATCCTGGACGCCCCGCCCCTGCTCGGCTTCGCGGAGAGCCTGCAAATGGCCAGTTCCGCCGACGGCGTCATCGTCGTGACCCGCGCCGGGGAAACCAGTCGCAAAGCGGTAGCCGCCGCCCTCTCCACGCTCCAGCACCTGCGAGCCAACGTGATCGGCCTGGTCCTGAATCAGGTCAAGAAGCACCACTCGGATCACTATTACTACTACGGCTACTACGGCAAATACTACAAGAAGTACCAGGCCGCCTCCGAATCCGCGACCTAA
- a CDS encoding oligosaccharide flippase family protein produces MPTPSPSPSTPSSLLGDLLALYGVQAMNFAVPLLTLPYLTRTLGPAAWGALVFAEAFARYTAMLVEYGFQLSATRDIARNRHDPAQRAAHIGGVLGGQLLLAAAALCAIPPLLLWGSPFQGRGPLLWTALAWGLALAASPLWYFQGMGRMKVMAGLDITAKIIAAAGLFLLVHHPGDEGRAVALQAGMAILSTLSGFLLVARETSLPRPSAAAGWAALRAGFSMFLFRSAVSLYTTANVLILGLFAAPAAVGIFGAAERLIRAAMATFAPLNQTFFPRISYLMQHDPAAARRTTRASALLMLALGLSLGIFLAAAAPWIVAILLGPRYEAAIPILRILALLAPLVAVSNVLGIQWMLPLGLERDFNVILLAAGLLNIVCACALAPRFGGLGMACSVVAAEAAVTLGILICLRRRGLNPLAPPRTWEQAAA; encoded by the coding sequence GTGCCCACCCCGTCCCCCAGCCCGTCCACCCCGTCCTCCCTCCTGGGCGACCTCCTGGCCCTCTACGGCGTCCAGGCCATGAACTTCGCCGTCCCGCTCCTCACCCTCCCCTATCTCACCCGCACGTTAGGCCCGGCCGCCTGGGGCGCCCTCGTCTTCGCCGAAGCCTTCGCCCGCTACACCGCCATGCTCGTCGAATACGGCTTCCAGCTCTCCGCCACCCGCGACATCGCCCGCAACCGCCACGACCCCGCCCAACGCGCCGCCCACATCGGCGGAGTCCTCGGCGGCCAACTCCTCCTCGCCGCCGCCGCCCTCTGCGCCATCCCCCCGCTCCTCCTCTGGGGCTCCCCCTTCCAGGGCCGCGGCCCCCTCCTCTGGACCGCCCTCGCCTGGGGCCTCGCCCTCGCCGCCAGCCCCCTCTGGTACTTCCAGGGCATGGGCCGCATGAAGGTCATGGCCGGCCTCGACATCACCGCCAAAATCATCGCCGCCGCCGGACTCTTCCTCCTCGTCCACCACCCCGGCGACGAAGGCCGCGCCGTCGCCCTCCAGGCCGGCATGGCGATCCTCTCCACCCTCTCCGGCTTCCTCCTCGTCGCCCGCGAAACCTCTCTCCCCCGCCCCTCCGCTGCCGCCGGCTGGGCCGCCCTCCGCGCCGGCTTCAGCATGTTCCTCTTCCGCAGCGCCGTCAGCCTCTACACCACCGCCAACGTCCTCATCCTCGGACTCTTCGCCGCCCCCGCCGCCGTCGGCATCTTCGGCGCCGCCGAACGCCTCATCCGCGCCGCCATGGCCACCTTCGCCCCCCTCAATCAGACCTTCTTCCCCCGCATCTCTTACCTCATGCAACACGACCCCGCCGCCGCCCGCCGCACCACCCGCGCCTCGGCCCTCCTCATGCTCGCCCTCGGCCTCTCCCTCGGCATCTTCCTCGCCGCCGCCGCCCCCTGGATCGTCGCCATCCTCCTCGGACCCCGCTACGAGGCCGCCATCCCCATCCTCCGCATCCTCGCCCTCCTCGCCCCCCTCGTCGCCGTCAGCAACGTCCTCGGCATTCAGTGGATGCTCCCCCTCGGCCTCGAACGCGACTTCAACGTCATCCTCCTCGCTGCCGGCCTCCTCAACATCGTCTGCGCCTGCGCCCTCGCCCCCCGCTTCGGCGGACTCGGCATGGCCTGCTCCGTCGTCGCCGCCGAAGCCGCCGTCACCCTCGGCATCCTCATCTGCCTCCGCCGCCGCGGACTCAACCCCCTCGCGCCTCCGCGCACCTGGGAGCAGGCCGCCGCATGA
- the glf gene encoding UDP-galactopyranose mutase, producing the protein MTFDWLIVGAGYAGSVMAERIASVRNQSVLLIDRRDHIAGNAFDTLDPHGVLIHRYGPHVFHTNSVRVWDYLSQFTEWRPYQHRALGLVDGQLIPVPFNLQSLRQLWPPDAAAALQARLIAEYGMDVKVPILRMLEHPDPEIQHLARFIYDNVFAGYTRKQWDLEPRQLDPSVMARVPVHVSEDDRYFQDRFQALPRDGYTAMFQRMLSHPNIQLRLNTDYRALPPGLEWRRMVYTGPVDEFFEHRHGRLPYRSLRFEFPHVPAAQHQPCGQVNYPNTELFTRVSEFKHMTGQEIAGTTLAVEYPQPHEPGCNEPYYPVPRPESAVIHEKYQAEVAALSGTTIFIGRLADYRYYNMDQVVARALKVFEDSVEPLDRD; encoded by the coding sequence ATGACCTTCGACTGGCTCATCGTCGGCGCCGGATACGCCGGCTCCGTCATGGCGGAGCGCATCGCCTCCGTCCGCAATCAGTCCGTCCTCCTCATCGATCGCCGCGATCACATCGCCGGCAACGCCTTCGACACCCTCGACCCCCACGGTGTCCTCATCCACCGCTACGGCCCCCACGTCTTTCACACCAACTCCGTCCGCGTCTGGGACTACCTCTCCCAGTTCACCGAATGGCGCCCCTACCAGCACCGCGCCCTCGGCCTCGTCGACGGCCAACTCATCCCCGTCCCCTTCAACCTCCAGTCCCTCCGCCAGCTCTGGCCGCCGGACGCCGCCGCCGCCCTCCAGGCCCGCCTCATCGCCGAATACGGCATGGACGTCAAGGTGCCCATCCTGCGCATGCTCGAGCACCCAGACCCCGAGATCCAGCACCTCGCCCGCTTCATCTACGACAACGTCTTCGCCGGCTACACCCGCAAACAATGGGACCTCGAGCCCCGCCAGCTCGACCCCTCCGTCATGGCCCGCGTCCCCGTCCACGTCAGTGAGGATGACCGCTACTTCCAGGACCGCTTCCAGGCCCTGCCCCGCGACGGCTACACCGCCATGTTCCAGCGCATGCTCAGCCACCCCAACATCCAGCTGCGCCTCAACACGGACTACCGCGCCCTGCCCCCCGGACTCGAGTGGCGCCGCATGGTCTACACCGGACCCGTCGACGAGTTCTTCGAACACCGCCACGGCCGCCTGCCCTACCGCAGCCTCCGCTTCGAGTTCCCTCACGTCCCCGCCGCCCAACACCAGCCCTGCGGCCAGGTGAACTACCCCAATACCGAGCTCTTCACCCGCGTCTCCGAGTTCAAACACATGACCGGCCAGGAAATTGCCGGGACCACGCTGGCCGTCGAGTATCCGCAGCCCCACGAACCGGGCTGCAACGAGCCTTACTACCCCGTACCGCGCCCCGAAAGCGCCGTCATCCATGAGAAATATCAGGCCGAGGTAGCCGCCCTCTCCGGGACCACCATCTTCATCGGCCGCCTCGCCGACTACCGCTACTACAACATGGACCAGGTAGTCGCCCGGGCCCTGAAAGTCTTCGAGGATTCCGTGGAGCCGCTCGACCGTGACTAA
- a CDS encoding glycosyltransferase family 2 protein yields MTNSSVQPDLRPLPLPPLARDPLVSILVANYNYARYLPDCLNSVLQQSYGNFEVLICDDGSTDDSLRVLAEFAASDHRIRFIAQPNGGMASALNRAYEQAKGQLIALIDADDTWHDSKLDRIVQAFQQNPAAGMVTHQLRAEDTDGRIVRRILPPRLDSGWLAPRCVNGECLRLPPCSALSVRSEVAKSIFPIPPIFRSSADRIVQERALLYSEVAAVPEVLAMYRVHGNNLTGLAGPLDSLSIQKTVAFLENVWKARAEFVCEIHGISLQPDRWRVAEGSEYQLALSLLAKDGKARPDVSLISDRKRRIAWSILTRLPDAIAIQGLRFWWRPNPVKRFTDSLSRLFS; encoded by the coding sequence GTGACTAACTCCTCCGTCCAGCCCGATCTCCGGCCCCTCCCCCTGCCGCCGCTCGCCCGGGATCCGCTGGTGTCCATACTCGTCGCGAACTACAACTACGCGCGATACCTGCCCGACTGCCTCAACAGCGTATTGCAGCAATCGTACGGAAACTTTGAAGTCCTCATTTGTGACGACGGCTCCACGGACGACTCGCTTCGTGTTCTCGCGGAGTTTGCGGCGAGCGACCATCGAATCCGGTTCATTGCCCAGCCAAACGGGGGAATGGCCTCCGCCCTCAATCGCGCCTATGAGCAGGCCAAAGGCCAGCTGATCGCGCTGATTGATGCGGACGATACCTGGCATGACTCGAAACTCGATCGCATCGTGCAGGCCTTCCAGCAGAATCCCGCAGCGGGCATGGTGACGCACCAACTTCGCGCGGAAGACACCGATGGCCGAATCGTTCGCCGGATCCTTCCACCGAGGCTCGACAGTGGTTGGCTAGCACCCCGCTGCGTCAACGGCGAATGCCTGCGTCTCCCCCCTTGCTCCGCGCTCTCGGTGCGATCGGAGGTCGCAAAGTCGATCTTCCCGATCCCGCCTATCTTCCGGAGCTCGGCCGACAGGATCGTGCAGGAGCGGGCTCTCCTCTATTCAGAGGTCGCGGCAGTGCCCGAAGTCCTTGCAATGTACCGCGTGCACGGCAACAACCTCACGGGCCTTGCCGGCCCCCTGGATTCCCTGTCCATTCAGAAGACGGTCGCATTCCTCGAGAATGTCTGGAAGGCTAGAGCGGAGTTTGTTTGCGAGATCCACGGCATCTCGCTACAGCCGGATCGTTGGCGAGTAGCGGAAGGATCCGAGTACCAATTGGCGCTCTCCCTTCTCGCCAAGGACGGGAAGGCGCGCCCGGACGTCAGTCTCATCTCCGATCGGAAGCGCCGGATTGCCTGGTCGATCCTCACCAGGCTGCCTGACGCCATCGCCATCCAGGGACTCAGGTTCTGGTGGAGACCGAATCCGGTAAAGCGGTTCACCGACTCCCTCAGTCGCCTTTTCTCCTAG
- a CDS encoding O-antigen ligase family protein, translated as METESGKAVHRLPQSPFLLAIHAAPAFGPSGQKISSPGTQQPLPHMQVTFLPTGETVIKLSGASARHAPADPKPLPRYLSIAAIALQTIALFKLTTRDPLATDLGLQATFEVACTGLSLFLAVWAQLLSKRRIPIKPPYTLLALVYLICLAASINSFYPVLSAAKAGLYLANLCTIVLASRQLGADRTLNVIYWTLLSAVAVGLCVGLYLPDMYPLFIGEYGNWRSRLAVLALHPGLLAEMAGIALLVGASPRTSKHWATQLFFATVLVLTVARTSIVVALIIFGIAIVKNHTAVARRAIVGLSYCFLFALVAAILIALQGDLIQPILGYMDSVYLRTINDSTLSGRSFLWAPAMDILLNSWAFGYGIGGARGQLLATVAWAGEAHNSYLDIGLACGFVGASLFLLSWFIVVRQGLRDFGRNYFYRLLIHLFLFAVSWVGALMSLGGTIGILTLIVLASEEPETNYAQIIRRAESALRAAGIKS; from the coding sequence GTGGAGACCGAATCCGGTAAAGCGGTTCACCGACTCCCTCAGTCGCCTTTTCTCCTAGCTATCCACGCGGCTCCTGCTTTCGGCCCTAGCGGGCAGAAGATCTCATCACCGGGCACGCAGCAACCCTTACCTCACATGCAGGTGACATTCCTACCCACGGGCGAAACCGTTATCAAGCTTTCGGGAGCATCGGCGCGCCACGCACCTGCCGACCCCAAGCCCCTGCCGCGCTACCTTTCGATTGCGGCCATCGCACTCCAGACGATTGCGCTGTTTAAACTGACGACGAGAGACCCACTCGCTACGGACCTGGGTCTTCAGGCGACATTCGAAGTAGCATGCACTGGGCTTTCCTTGTTCCTCGCTGTCTGGGCACAGCTCCTCTCGAAGCGCCGAATTCCGATCAAGCCGCCGTACACCCTCCTGGCCCTCGTCTATTTGATCTGCCTGGCCGCCAGCATCAACTCCTTCTATCCCGTCTTGAGCGCGGCAAAGGCGGGGTTGTACCTCGCAAACCTCTGCACCATCGTTCTTGCAAGCAGGCAACTCGGAGCAGACAGGACTCTGAACGTTATCTATTGGACGTTGCTCTCCGCTGTCGCCGTGGGCCTCTGCGTTGGGTTGTACCTGCCGGACATGTACCCGCTCTTCATCGGTGAGTACGGCAATTGGCGAAGCCGTCTGGCCGTCCTGGCTCTTCATCCGGGCCTGTTGGCCGAAATGGCGGGCATTGCGCTCCTGGTGGGCGCCTCGCCGCGAACTTCGAAACACTGGGCTACTCAGCTGTTTTTTGCGACCGTGCTCGTCCTGACTGTCGCAAGGACGAGCATCGTCGTAGCCCTCATTATTTTTGGAATTGCGATCGTCAAGAATCACACAGCCGTGGCACGCCGGGCCATTGTCGGGCTTAGCTACTGCTTCCTGTTCGCGCTGGTAGCGGCCATTCTCATCGCACTCCAGGGAGATCTCATCCAGCCAATTCTTGGCTATATGGACTCCGTCTATCTTCGGACTATCAATGACAGCACTCTGAGCGGCCGGAGCTTCCTGTGGGCTCCGGCTATGGACATCCTCCTCAACTCATGGGCTTTTGGCTACGGCATTGGGGGTGCCCGGGGACAACTACTGGCCACGGTTGCGTGGGCCGGAGAGGCTCACAACAGCTATCTGGATATCGGCTTGGCATGCGGGTTTGTAGGCGCCTCACTCTTCCTGCTCTCCTGGTTCATCGTAGTGAGGCAAGGGCTGCGGGATTTTGGCCGGAACTACTTCTATCGCCTCCTGATCCATTTGTTCCTGTTCGCCGTCTCATGGGTCGGCGCGCTCATGTCTCTTGGTGGGACGATCGGGATCCTAACTCTCATCGTCCTCGCATCTGAAGAACCAGAGACGAATTACGCTCAAATCATCAGGCGGGCCGAGAGCGCGCTCCGAGCCGCTGGCATCAAGTCGTAG